A window from Mycobacterium botniense encodes these proteins:
- a CDS encoding acyl-CoA dehydrogenase family protein, producing the protein MDLDFDAETLALQREVREFLVANKDKFPTKSYDTAEGFEQHRRWDRVLFDAGLSVITWPKKYGGRDATLLQWVVFEEEYFRAGAPGRASANGISMLAPTLFAHGTQEQLDRVLPKMATGEEIWAQAWSEPEAGSDLASLRSTATRTRGGWLLNGQKIWSSRAPFGDKAFGLFRSDPHAERHRGLTYFMFDLKADGVTVRPITQLNGDTGFGEIFLDNVFVPDEDVIGQVNDGWRAAMSTSSNERGMSLRSPARFLAAAERLAKLWKDNGSPAEFSDRVAEAWIRAQAYRLHTFGTVTRLSAGEELGAESSVTKVFWSDLDVAIHQTALDMQGSGAELADTWVDGLLFALGGPIYAGTNEIQRNIIAERLLGLPRDKAGGKAQ; encoded by the coding sequence ATGGACCTGGATTTCGACGCGGAGACCCTGGCGTTGCAGCGCGAGGTGCGCGAGTTTCTGGTGGCGAACAAGGACAAGTTCCCGACCAAGTCCTATGACACCGCCGAAGGTTTTGAACAGCACCGGCGCTGGGACCGCGTGCTTTTCGACGCCGGGCTGTCGGTGATCACCTGGCCGAAAAAATATGGCGGCCGGGACGCAACGCTATTGCAGTGGGTCGTTTTCGAGGAGGAGTACTTCCGCGCCGGTGCACCCGGACGCGCCAGCGCCAACGGCATCTCGATGTTGGCGCCGACACTGTTCGCGCACGGTACGCAGGAGCAGCTGGACCGCGTGCTGCCGAAGATGGCCACCGGCGAGGAGATCTGGGCGCAGGCCTGGTCGGAACCGGAAGCCGGCAGCGATCTGGCATCGCTGCGTTCGACCGCAACCCGCACCCGGGGCGGCTGGCTACTCAACGGCCAGAAGATCTGGAGCTCACGTGCACCGTTTGGCGACAAGGCGTTCGGCTTGTTTCGCTCCGACCCGCACGCAGAGCGGCACCGCGGCCTGACGTATTTCATGTTCGACTTGAAGGCCGACGGTGTCACGGTCCGCCCCATCACCCAGCTGAACGGCGACACCGGGTTCGGGGAAATCTTCCTCGACAACGTCTTTGTTCCCGACGAGGACGTGATCGGCCAGGTCAACGACGGGTGGCGGGCAGCCATGAGCACATCAAGCAACGAGCGTGGGATGTCGCTGCGCAGCCCGGCCCGCTTTCTGGCTGCCGCAGAGCGGCTCGCCAAACTCTGGAAAGACAATGGCTCGCCGGCAGAATTCAGCGACCGGGTGGCCGAGGCGTGGATCCGGGCGCAAGCCTATCGGCTGCACACCTTCGGCACGGTGACAAGGCTGTCGGCCGGTGAAGAGCTGGGCGCGGAATCATCGGTGACCAAGGTGTTCTGGTCCGACCTGGACGTCGCCATACACCAGACGGCGCTGGATATGCAAGGGAGTGGCGCCGAACTCGCCGACACCTGGGTCGACGGGCTGCTGTTCGCGCTGGGCGGCCCGATCTACGCCGGCACCAACGAAATTCAGCGCAACATCATCGCCGAACGGCTGCTAGGACTGCCACGTGACAAAGCCGGGGGAAAAGCACAGTGA
- a CDS encoding acyl-CoA dehydrogenase family protein has translation MKFGLDDQQRDFAASIDAALSGAGVPAAVRAWAAGDFAPGRKVWAQLAELGVTALNVPETHGGLAAHTSDLVVALERLGRWCVPGPVAESIAVAPLLLTDGKRCAALASGELIATVAMPPLMPRAVDAEAAGLALLATDDGVTEAALGTRCDSVDPSRRLFEVTAAGERWHADVKRASEFGALATGALLVGAAQALLDITVEYAKQRTQFGRVIGSYQAIKHKLADVHIAVELARPLVYGAALSLADNSSEIARDVSAAKVAAAEAALLAARSALQTHGAIGFTAEHDLSLWLLRVQALRSAWGDPAAHRRRVLAAL, from the coding sequence GTGAAATTCGGGCTCGACGACCAGCAGCGCGACTTCGCTGCCAGCATCGACGCCGCCCTCAGCGGCGCAGGAGTACCTGCTGCGGTTCGGGCCTGGGCCGCCGGCGACTTCGCACCCGGACGCAAGGTATGGGCACAGCTGGCCGAGCTTGGCGTCACCGCACTGAACGTACCCGAGACACATGGCGGACTGGCTGCACACACCAGCGATCTGGTGGTCGCGCTCGAGCGTCTCGGCCGTTGGTGTGTTCCCGGTCCGGTAGCTGAATCCATTGCGGTGGCACCACTTTTGCTCACCGACGGCAAGCGCTGCGCGGCGCTGGCGTCCGGTGAGCTGATCGCCACGGTCGCCATGCCACCGCTCATGCCGCGCGCGGTCGATGCCGAGGCCGCTGGTTTGGCACTCTTAGCCACTGATGACGGTGTCACCGAGGCGGCACTGGGCACGCGCTGCGATTCTGTGGATCCCAGCCGCCGGCTGTTCGAGGTGACTGCGGCGGGTGAGCGGTGGCACGCAGATGTCAAGCGTGCCAGTGAGTTCGGCGCACTGGCTACTGGTGCGTTGTTGGTCGGTGCGGCGCAAGCGCTGCTGGACATAACTGTTGAGTACGCCAAGCAGCGCACCCAGTTCGGGCGGGTGATCGGCTCGTATCAAGCGATCAAACACAAGCTCGCGGACGTGCACATCGCTGTGGAGCTGGCGCGTCCTTTGGTATACGGCGCTGCGCTGTCACTGGCCGACAACTCATCCGAAATTGCCCGCGATGTCAGTGCCGCCAAGGTTGCCGCCGCTGAAGCTGCTCTGCTGGCCGCCCGGTCTGCTTTGCAGACTCACGGCGCCATCGGGTTCACCGCTGAGCATGATCTGTCGCTGTGGCTGTTGCGGGTGCAAGCGTTGCGGTCGGCGT
- the fadD3 gene encoding 3-((3aS,4S,7aS)-7a-methyl-1,5-dioxo-octahydro-1H-inden-4-yl)propanoate--CoA ligase FadD3 codes for MTGDPRTTPAALDRIARQLPEHPALIADDRCLTFAELRDEVHRAAAALIALGVVPGERVAIWSPNTWHWVVACLAIHHAGAAMVPLNTRYTSAEARDIVARTGASVLIAMGRFLGVDRLAGLDRGALPALRHIVRVPVERHEMADMPWDDFIRRGVDLDAVATRAAAVTPDDISDILFTSGTTGRSKGVVCAHRQSLAGPAAWAACGKITSADRYLCINPFFHNFGYKAGILACLQTGATLIPQLTFDPVRVFQAIQQHRITVLPGPPTIYQSLLDHPARGDYDLSSLRFAVTGAATVPVALVERMQSELDIDIVLTAYGLTESGGFATMCRPEDDAVTVATTCGRPIADFELRIGELGEVLLRGPNVMLGYLDDPQATAAAIDADGWLHTGDVGSVDAAGNLRITDRLKDMYICGGFNVYPAEVEQVLTGLDGVADVAVIGVPDERLGEVGRAFVVRRPGSDLDEKSVIAYAREHLANFKAPRSVQFVDVLPRNAGGKVVKPLLREMT; via the coding sequence GCCGAGTTGCGTGACGAGGTACACCGGGCGGCAGCGGCGCTGATCGCGCTGGGCGTGGTGCCCGGGGAGCGGGTGGCGATCTGGTCGCCGAACACCTGGCATTGGGTGGTGGCCTGCCTGGCGATCCATCACGCCGGGGCGGCCATGGTGCCGCTGAACACGCGCTACACCAGCGCGGAAGCCCGCGACATCGTGGCCCGCACCGGCGCGTCGGTGCTGATCGCCATGGGCCGTTTCCTGGGTGTGGACCGCCTGGCGGGCCTGGATCGTGGCGCGCTGCCCGCGCTGCGGCACATCGTGCGCGTGCCGGTGGAGCGCCACGAGATGGCGGATATGCCGTGGGATGACTTCATCAGGCGTGGTGTCGACCTCGATGCGGTGGCCACCCGCGCCGCCGCCGTGACGCCCGACGACATCAGCGACATCTTGTTCACCTCCGGCACGACCGGCCGCAGCAAAGGGGTGGTGTGTGCGCACCGACAGTCGCTGGCCGGCCCGGCCGCCTGGGCTGCGTGCGGCAAAATCACCAGCGCCGACCGCTATCTGTGCATCAACCCGTTCTTTCACAACTTCGGCTACAAGGCCGGTATCCTGGCCTGCTTGCAGACCGGTGCCACGCTGATCCCGCAATTGACGTTCGACCCGGTCCGCGTGTTCCAGGCGATCCAGCAGCATCGCATCACCGTCCTACCGGGGCCGCCGACGATCTACCAGAGCCTGCTCGACCACCCGGCCCGCGGCGACTATGACCTCAGCTCGCTGCGGTTCGCGGTAACCGGGGCCGCCACCGTGCCGGTGGCGCTTGTCGAGCGAATGCAGTCCGAACTCGACATCGACATCGTGCTCACCGCGTACGGGCTGACCGAATCCGGCGGGTTCGCCACCATGTGCCGCCCCGAGGACGACGCCGTGACGGTCGCCACTACCTGTGGGCGCCCGATCGCCGACTTCGAGTTACGGATCGGAGAGCTGGGCGAGGTGCTGCTGCGCGGGCCCAACGTGATGCTCGGCTATCTCGACGACCCGCAAGCCACCGCCGCGGCCATCGACGCCGACGGATGGCTGCACACCGGCGATGTGGGCAGCGTCGACGCGGCCGGCAACTTGCGGATCACCGACCGCCTCAAGGACATGTACATCTGCGGCGGGTTCAACGTCTACCCTGCCGAAGTCGAGCAAGTGCTAACCGGGCTGGACGGCGTCGCTGATGTCGCAGTCATCGGCGTTCCCGACGAGCGGCTCGGCGAGGTCGGTCGAGCGTTCGTAGTCCGCAGACCCGGCTCAGATCTCGACGAAAAGTCGGTGATCGCTTACGCACGTGAACATCTGGCGAATTTCAAAGCGCCGCGTTCGGTACAGTTTGTCGATGTGCTGCCCCGCAACGCCGGTGGCAAGGTAGTCAAACCCCTATTGCGGGAGATGACCTGA